The following proteins come from a genomic window of Gossypium raimondii isolate GPD5lz chromosome 5, ASM2569854v1, whole genome shotgun sequence:
- the LOC105766043 gene encoding ankyrin repeat-containing protein BDA1: protein MATSIDPKLSEAARLGNIDAFYAIIQEDPYMLDHIDQIPFVHTPLHIAAHEGQILFAMEMMNLKPSFARKLNRDGFSPMHLALRNGQIKLVLGLLKADKDLVRVKGREGMTPLHWVVTMGNSNLLIEFLEACSECIEDVTALNETALHLALKNDETDAFNLLIGWLQTNCRKGALALEKKVLNWRDNNDNTMLHIAASKGLRQELRLVLDSFVLFSIDLQAKNSQGLTALEILRDVRQAVNSSEDDTTTTKIKRLKKKVHTYKILGRSAARSRANLSAEMLNALLVVLGLVITAIYQSSLSPPGGVWQADNTNSSTSDPLFPTSNNVTLHFIEVKGSIAKHLIGAESRKAGTTTMEPVPYFIFFFLTSTAFMVSILYTLWFTSHVSSIVVGPVYFLGISYFWSMAILAPSADLSGINILYTFVFFTAPFLALSVRILRHLVSPSSNYTEWIHLRIAVCGARNVGIAQIFRFLILPPYIA from the exons ATGGCCACCAGCATCGATCCAAAGTTGAGTGAAGCAGCTCGATTAGGAAATATTGATGCCTTTTACGCTATAATTCAAGAAGATCCGTACATGTTAGACCACATTGATCAGATCCCTTTCGTTCATACTCCACTCCATATAGCTGCACATGAAGGCCAAATTCTTTTCGCAATGGAGATGATGAACTTGAAGCCTTCATTTGCCAGGAAGTTAAACCGAGATGGGTTTAGCCCCATGCATTTGGCACTGAGAAATGGGCAGATCAAGCTAGTGCTGGGACTGTTAAAGGCCGATAAAGATCTGGTTCGTGTCAAAGGAAGGGAAGGGATGACTCCTTTGCACTGGGTAGTTACAATGGGAAACTCCAACCTGTTGATCGAGTTCCTTGAAGCTTGCTCTGAATGCATTGAAGATGTGACGGCTCTGAATGAGACTGCCTTACATCTTGCTTTGAAAAATGATGAGACCGACGCTTTTAATCTCCTAATTGGGTGGCTTCAAACGAACTGTCGTAAAGGAGCCTTAGCCTTGGAAAAGAAAGTTTTGAATTGGAGAGACAATAATGACAACACTATGTTGCATATTGCTGCTAGCAAGGGACTACGtcag GAACTACGGCTGGTGTTAGATTCCTTTGTCTTATTCAGTATCGATCTACAAGCCAAGAACTCACAGGGTTTGACAGCTCTAGAAATCTTACGTGATGTTCGACAAGCGGTGAACAGCTCCGAAGATGACACCACCACCACCAAGATTAAACGCTTAAAGAAAAAAGTACATACTTATAAAATACTGGGTAGATCGGCAGCTCGTTCAAGGGCCAACCTGTCGGCAGAGATGCTCAACGCACTGCTGGTGGTTCTGGGGTTGGTTATAACAGCAATCTACCAATCATCACTAAGCCCACCGGGCGGCGTTTGGCAAGCTGATAACACTAACAGTTCTACTAGTGATCCATTATTCCCCACCTCAAATAACGTTACTCTTCACTTCATAGAAGTGAAGGGATCCATTGCCAAGCATCTGATAGGAGCTGAATCGAGGAAAGCTGGTACCACAACCATGGAACCCGTGCcgtatttcatatttttctttctgaCCAGTACCGCATTTATGGTTTCGATTTTGTACACGTTATGGTTTACTTCACATGTTTCTTCTATAGTAGTCGGTCCGGTTTATTTTCTGGGCATCTCCTACTTTTGGTCCATGGCAATATTAGCCCCGTCGGCTGATTTGTCAGGAATCAACATTCTTTACACGTTTGTATTCTTTACGGCGCCGTTTTTAGCATTGTCAGTCCGCATCTTACGGCATCTGGTGTCGCCGTCGTCAAATTACACAGAATGGATCCACTTACGTATAGCTGTCTGCGGTGCACGCAATGTTGGAATCGCTCAAATCTTCCGTTTTTTGATTCTTCCACCCTATATAGCCTAA